One stretch of Erythrolamprus reginae isolate rEryReg1 chromosome 7, rEryReg1.hap1, whole genome shotgun sequence DNA includes these proteins:
- the PTPRA gene encoding receptor-type tyrosine-protein phosphatase alpha isoform X2: MGICFLVILFSSCLTYLGVANITSVHPPMESPLPTTTLMKTATTQAATAKPTTSMKRPTTSPGVSPTVAKSPPPPKVPEATTTNATLTVPGVAVATTSHKALRPTTGPTALPPNATDSPPNVTATDKTVTTAEVNFTSALATSQAFNTANETPIIAVMVALSSLLVIVFIIIVLYMLRFKKHKQAGSHSNSFHLSNGRTDDVEPQSMPLLARSPSTNRKYPPLPVDKLEEDINRRMADDNKLFREEFSALPACPIQATCEAASKEENKEKNRYVNILPYDHSRLHLTPIEGVPDSDYINASFINGYQEKNRFIAAQGPKEETVNDFWRMIWEQNTATIVMVTNLKERKECKCAQYWPDQGCWTYGNIRVSVEDVTVLVDYTVRKFCIQQVGDMTNKKPQRLVTQFHFTSWPDFGVPFTPIGMLKFLKKVKTCNPQYAGAIVVHCSAGVGRTGTFIVIDAMLDMMHAEKKVDVFGFVSRIRAQRCQMVQTDMQYVFIYQALLEHYLYGDTELEVTSLEVHLQKIYNKILGSSSNGLEEEFKKLTSIKIQNDKMRTGNLPANMKKNRVLQIIPYEFNRVIIPVKRGEENTDYVNASFIDGYRQKDSYIASQGPLQHTIEDFWRMIWEWKSCSIVMLTELEERGQEKCAQYWPSDSSVSYGDITIELKKEEECESYTVRDLLVTNNRENKSRQIRQFHFHGWPEVGIPSDGKGMINIIAAVQKQQQQSGNHPITVHCSAGAGRTGTFCALGTVLERVKAEGILDVFQTVKSLRLQRPHMVQTLEQYEFCYKVVQEYIDAFSDYANFK; the protein is encoded by the exons TCCATCCGCCGATGGAGAGTCCCTTGCCCACCACCACTTTAATGAAAACTGCCACCACGCAGGCGGCTACCGCAAAGCCGACCACGTCAATGAAGAGGCCGACCACCTCACCAGGCGTGTCACCGACCGTGGCAAAAAGCCCCCCGCCTCCAAAAGTGCCGGAAGCCACAACCACCAACGCCACCCTCACGGTGCCCGGTGTGGCTGTGGCAACGACTTCGCACAAGGCTCTGCGGCCCACGACTGGGCCCACCGCCCTTCCACCAAATGCCACAGACTCTCCTCCCAATGTCACCGCGACGGATAAAACGGTGACGACGGCGGAGGTCAATTTCACAAGTGCACTAGCGACGTCACAAGCCTTCAACACCGCAA ATGAAACCCCCATCATCGCTGTAATGGTGGCCCTCTCCTCCTTGCTTGTcatagtatttattattattgtcctCTACATGTTAAG GTTCAAAAAACACAAACAGGCCGGGAGCCACTCCAACTCCTTTCATTTGTCCAATGGCCGGACCGATGACGTTG AACCACAGAGCATGCCGCTCCTGGCTAGATCTCCCAGCACCAACCGGAAATACCCGCCGCTGCCTGTGGATAAACTGGAGGAGGACATTAACCGGCGCATGGCGGACGACAACAAGCTCTTCCGCGAGGAATTCAGT GCGCTTCCAGCTTGCCCAATCCAAGCCACCTGCGAAGCCGCCTCTAAAGAGGAAAACAAGGAGAAGAACAGATACGTCAACATTTTGCCTT ATGACCATTCCAGGCTTCACCTGACACCCATCGAAGGGGTTCCAGACTCTGATTATATCAACGCCTCCTTCATTAAC GGTTATCAGGAGAAGAATAGGTTCATTGCTGCACAAG GGCCCAAGGAAGAAACGGTGAACGACTTCTGGAGAATGATTTGGGAGCAAAACACAGCCACCATTGTCATGGTGACCAATctgaaggagaggaaagag TGTAAATGTGCTCAGTATTGGCCAGATCAAGGTTGCTGGACGTACGGGAATATCCGAGTCTCCGTGGAAGACGTCACAGTCCTAGTTGACTACACCGTGCGGAAGTTCTGCATCCAACAG GTGGGCGACATGACCAATAAAAAACCTCAGCGCCTGGTGACGCAGTTCCACTTCACCAGCTGGCCAGATTTTGGGGTGCCCTTCACGCCCATCGGGATGCTGAAGTTCCTGAAGAAAGTGAAGACCTGCAACCCCCAGTACGCGGGCGCCATTGTGGTCCACTGCAG TGCTGGCGTGGGACGAACGGGAACGTTCATCGTGATCGATGCCATGCTGGACATGATGCACGCCGAGAAGAAGGTGGACGTTTTTGGGTTTGTGAGCCGGATCCGGGCCCAGCGCTGCCAGATGGTACAGACGGAT ATGCAGTACGTGTTCATCTACCAGGCGCTCTTGGAGCATTACTTATACGGAGACACCGAATTGGAGGTGACTTCGCTGGAGGTCCATCTCCAGAAGATCTACAACAAAATTTTGGGGAGCAGCAGCAACGGGTTGGAGGAAGAGTTTAAG AAGCTCACCTCCATCAAAATCCAGAACGACAAAATGCGAACGGGCAACTTGCCGGCCAACATGAAGAAGAACCGGGTGCTCCAGATAATCCCAT ACGAGTTCAACCGAGTGATCATTCCAGTGAAGAGAGGCGAAGAAAACACAGATTATGTAAACGCTTCTTTTATTGAT GGTTACCGTCAGAAGGATTCCTACATCGCCAGCCAAGGGCCCCTCCAGCACACCATCGAGGACTTCTGGAGGATgatctgggagtggaagtcctgcTCCATCGTGATGTTGACCGAGCTGGAAGAGAGGGGCCAG GAGAAGTGTGCCCAGTATTGGCCTTCAGACAGCTCCGTATCTTACGGAGACATCACCATAGAactgaagaaggaggaagagtgcGAGAGCTACACCGTGCGGGATCTGCTGGTGACCAACAATAGG gaaaaCAAAAGCCGGCAAATCCGACAGTTCCACTTCCATGGGTGGCCCGAGGTCGGGATCCCCAGCGACGGCAAAGGCATGATCAACATCATCGCAGCCGTGcagaagcaacaacaacaatccgGCAATCACCCCATCACTGTGCATTGCAG CGCCGGAGCTGGACGGACGGGGACTTTCTGCGCATTAGGCACCGTCCTGGAACGGGTCAAGGCGGAAGGAATCCTGGACGTCTTTCAGACGGTGAAGAGTTTGAGGTTACAGAGGCCGCACATGGTGCAAACACTG GAACAGTACGAATTTTGCTACAAGGTAGTCCAAGAATATATAGATGCCTTTTCAGATTACGCCAACTTCAAGTGA
- the PTPRA gene encoding receptor-type tyrosine-protein phosphatase alpha isoform X1 yields MGICFLVILFSSCLTYLGVANITSVHPPMESPLPTTTLMKTATTQAATAKPTTSMKRPTTSPGVSPTVAKSPPPPKVPEATTTNATLTVPGVAVATTSHKALRPTTGPTALPPNATDSPPNVTATDKTVTTAEVNFTSALATSQAFNTASEITSHTAESDPRRDETPIIAVMVALSSLLVIVFIIIVLYMLRFKKHKQAGSHSNSFHLSNGRTDDVEPQSMPLLARSPSTNRKYPPLPVDKLEEDINRRMADDNKLFREEFSALPACPIQATCEAASKEENKEKNRYVNILPYDHSRLHLTPIEGVPDSDYINASFINGYQEKNRFIAAQGPKEETVNDFWRMIWEQNTATIVMVTNLKERKECKCAQYWPDQGCWTYGNIRVSVEDVTVLVDYTVRKFCIQQVGDMTNKKPQRLVTQFHFTSWPDFGVPFTPIGMLKFLKKVKTCNPQYAGAIVVHCSAGVGRTGTFIVIDAMLDMMHAEKKVDVFGFVSRIRAQRCQMVQTDMQYVFIYQALLEHYLYGDTELEVTSLEVHLQKIYNKILGSSSNGLEEEFKKLTSIKIQNDKMRTGNLPANMKKNRVLQIIPYEFNRVIIPVKRGEENTDYVNASFIDGYRQKDSYIASQGPLQHTIEDFWRMIWEWKSCSIVMLTELEERGQEKCAQYWPSDSSVSYGDITIELKKEEECESYTVRDLLVTNNRENKSRQIRQFHFHGWPEVGIPSDGKGMINIIAAVQKQQQQSGNHPITVHCSAGAGRTGTFCALGTVLERVKAEGILDVFQTVKSLRLQRPHMVQTLEQYEFCYKVVQEYIDAFSDYANFK; encoded by the exons TCCATCCGCCGATGGAGAGTCCCTTGCCCACCACCACTTTAATGAAAACTGCCACCACGCAGGCGGCTACCGCAAAGCCGACCACGTCAATGAAGAGGCCGACCACCTCACCAGGCGTGTCACCGACCGTGGCAAAAAGCCCCCCGCCTCCAAAAGTGCCGGAAGCCACAACCACCAACGCCACCCTCACGGTGCCCGGTGTGGCTGTGGCAACGACTTCGCACAAGGCTCTGCGGCCCACGACTGGGCCCACCGCCCTTCCACCAAATGCCACAGACTCTCCTCCCAATGTCACCGCGACGGATAAAACGGTGACGACGGCGGAGGTCAATTTCACAAGTGCACTAGCGACGTCACAAGCCTTCAACACCGCAA GTGAGATCACAAGTCATACCG CTGAGTCAGATCCTCGGCGAG ATGAAACCCCCATCATCGCTGTAATGGTGGCCCTCTCCTCCTTGCTTGTcatagtatttattattattgtcctCTACATGTTAAG GTTCAAAAAACACAAACAGGCCGGGAGCCACTCCAACTCCTTTCATTTGTCCAATGGCCGGACCGATGACGTTG AACCACAGAGCATGCCGCTCCTGGCTAGATCTCCCAGCACCAACCGGAAATACCCGCCGCTGCCTGTGGATAAACTGGAGGAGGACATTAACCGGCGCATGGCGGACGACAACAAGCTCTTCCGCGAGGAATTCAGT GCGCTTCCAGCTTGCCCAATCCAAGCCACCTGCGAAGCCGCCTCTAAAGAGGAAAACAAGGAGAAGAACAGATACGTCAACATTTTGCCTT ATGACCATTCCAGGCTTCACCTGACACCCATCGAAGGGGTTCCAGACTCTGATTATATCAACGCCTCCTTCATTAAC GGTTATCAGGAGAAGAATAGGTTCATTGCTGCACAAG GGCCCAAGGAAGAAACGGTGAACGACTTCTGGAGAATGATTTGGGAGCAAAACACAGCCACCATTGTCATGGTGACCAATctgaaggagaggaaagag TGTAAATGTGCTCAGTATTGGCCAGATCAAGGTTGCTGGACGTACGGGAATATCCGAGTCTCCGTGGAAGACGTCACAGTCCTAGTTGACTACACCGTGCGGAAGTTCTGCATCCAACAG GTGGGCGACATGACCAATAAAAAACCTCAGCGCCTGGTGACGCAGTTCCACTTCACCAGCTGGCCAGATTTTGGGGTGCCCTTCACGCCCATCGGGATGCTGAAGTTCCTGAAGAAAGTGAAGACCTGCAACCCCCAGTACGCGGGCGCCATTGTGGTCCACTGCAG TGCTGGCGTGGGACGAACGGGAACGTTCATCGTGATCGATGCCATGCTGGACATGATGCACGCCGAGAAGAAGGTGGACGTTTTTGGGTTTGTGAGCCGGATCCGGGCCCAGCGCTGCCAGATGGTACAGACGGAT ATGCAGTACGTGTTCATCTACCAGGCGCTCTTGGAGCATTACTTATACGGAGACACCGAATTGGAGGTGACTTCGCTGGAGGTCCATCTCCAGAAGATCTACAACAAAATTTTGGGGAGCAGCAGCAACGGGTTGGAGGAAGAGTTTAAG AAGCTCACCTCCATCAAAATCCAGAACGACAAAATGCGAACGGGCAACTTGCCGGCCAACATGAAGAAGAACCGGGTGCTCCAGATAATCCCAT ACGAGTTCAACCGAGTGATCATTCCAGTGAAGAGAGGCGAAGAAAACACAGATTATGTAAACGCTTCTTTTATTGAT GGTTACCGTCAGAAGGATTCCTACATCGCCAGCCAAGGGCCCCTCCAGCACACCATCGAGGACTTCTGGAGGATgatctgggagtggaagtcctgcTCCATCGTGATGTTGACCGAGCTGGAAGAGAGGGGCCAG GAGAAGTGTGCCCAGTATTGGCCTTCAGACAGCTCCGTATCTTACGGAGACATCACCATAGAactgaagaaggaggaagagtgcGAGAGCTACACCGTGCGGGATCTGCTGGTGACCAACAATAGG gaaaaCAAAAGCCGGCAAATCCGACAGTTCCACTTCCATGGGTGGCCCGAGGTCGGGATCCCCAGCGACGGCAAAGGCATGATCAACATCATCGCAGCCGTGcagaagcaacaacaacaatccgGCAATCACCCCATCACTGTGCATTGCAG CGCCGGAGCTGGACGGACGGGGACTTTCTGCGCATTAGGCACCGTCCTGGAACGGGTCAAGGCGGAAGGAATCCTGGACGTCTTTCAGACGGTGAAGAGTTTGAGGTTACAGAGGCCGCACATGGTGCAAACACTG GAACAGTACGAATTTTGCTACAAGGTAGTCCAAGAATATATAGATGCCTTTTCAGATTACGCCAACTTCAAGTGA